Within Desulfobacter sp., the genomic segment GGTCGTAATCAATATTTCCTCCATTGCCGCAATTACCGGGCGCACCGGGCCGGCAGCCCTGGTTTTCAACGATGGGTATGCCGCGGCCAACAGGGGGGTGCAGACCCTGACGGAAACATGGGCCCGGATGGGGGCTCCCCATATCCGGGTGAATGAACTCATGCTGGGGGTGTTTGAAACCCGGCACGCCCAAAGCACCCGGGGTTGGCGGGAGGTGCTCTCCGATCGGGAAAAACAATCCCTCATCGACCACACCCTTGCCGGGCGGACCGGCCAGGTTTCGGATGTGATCAAGGCGGTGAATTTTATGATAAAAGATGCGCCTTACATGACCGGTTCTGTTCTTCGGCTGGACGGGGGGTTTGTGCTGGGGGGGGCGTCAGTTCCACCCATGCCCAAAGGGATTGTCTAATCGTTCCATTTAAAAAATTTAAAAACATAATCAATTTTTTTGAACAAACTGCTTTGGCTCGGTGTTGCGCCGTGCTATGGTAGGCGGTGGTTTTTTAACAGCACAAGGAGGCAAATCCGTGACACTAAGACAGCTAGAACTTTTTCTTGCCCTGGTTAAGACCCCCCATCTGAGCCAGGTTGCCAAGGATGCGGGGCTGACCCAGTCCGCTGTCTCCATGGCTATTAAAGCATTAGAAGAGACACTGGGCAAGCAGTTGTTCGACAGGATCCACAAGCGGCTGGTGGTGAATGAAAACGGCCGCTATTTCTACCAGATGGTTGAGCCCCTGGTCCTGGGACTGAGGGAGAGCGAGGCCATGTTCCGGGACCAGGATCTGTTGGGCGATATAAAGGTGGGGGCCAGTTCATCCATTGCCAATTATATTCTCCCCCAGATCATGTATGAGTTTGCCGAGCAGTACGAAGGGGTGAAGCTGGAAAAAATTACGGGCAACACCATTGAGATCGGCCACCTCATTGAAAACGGGGAGGTGGACATCGGATTTGTGGAGGCGGATTACAACAGCACAGAGATTGAGCGTGAAATGCTGGGGCTTGATGAACTCTATGTGGTCACCGGAGACGATGACCTGGTTCGGGATGAAGAATACAAGATGGACGAGCTGCTCTCCAAGCGGTGGATATTCAGGGAAGAGGGGTCCGGCACCCGGGAAGTCTTCCTTTATTATATGAAAAAATACAAAAAACGGTTCAAGCCCTTTCTGGAGGTCGGGCATACTGAAGCCGTGAAATCCGTGCTTGCGAACAAGGGAACGGTTTCCTGTCTCTCCAGGATTTCCGTGATGAACGAATTGAGCGCCGGCCAGCTTTTCCGCCTGAAAATCCAGGATTTCAAGTTTACCCGGTCATTCTATACCATCTGGCACAAAAATAAGTATTTCAGTTCTGTGCTCCAGGAATTTCTTTATTTCACAAAGGAGCGGTACAAGGCCGTATATGAAAGTCACTCCACTACCCATTAACCCCGGCTGCGAGGGGTGACTGGGGTGTCCGGGAAGGGGATTTGCAGATTTCCGATAAATTCCTTCGACTCTTTTTTGCCCGGTTCGGCCCGATAAAAGCGCATTGAGATCCATAATGGGGTAGTCGGGAAGGCCTGGCCGTTTTTTTTGCCAATGTTGTTTTCCCTGAAAACCTGGTCCCGCTAATTGAAATTTTTATTCGTTGTATGCTGTTTCAAGTTCAGGCATTTCTGTGCACACCCGGTTTCGTCCTGATGCTTTTGCCCGGTAAAGGGCATGGTCCGCAAGGGCAATGAGGGTCTGTCCGGTCTGCCGGGCCTGGGGGGTGGTGCATGCGTGGCCGATGCTCATGGTTGCCCTGATTCGACGGTTCTCAAAATCGATGTGGGCGGATGCAATGCGCTGTCTGAATTCTTCTGCCAGGGCCAAGGCGGCTTCCGGGCTTTCGTCCGTCATAAGGACAATGAATTCCTCACCGCCGTAACGGGCCACCACATCGGTTTTCCTTTTATACACTTTCTGCAAAAGGGCGGCTGTCATCTGGAGATAGGCATCCCCTGCCGGGTGGCCGTGCCTGTCATTTACTTTTTTGAAGTGATCCACATCGCAGATCAGGATGTTCAGGGTGGTCTGTTTGCGGCTGGCGCGGTCCCACTCGTAGGAAAAGGTCTGATTGAAGTGGCGCCGGTTTGACAGCCCGGTGAGTTCATCCCGGTTGCTCAGGCGTTTGAGCGCCTTTGTTTTTCGTTCCAGCAGGTATTCGTTGTCCAGGGCACTCCAGTATTCTTTGTTCTGGCGGGCAGCCATAAATATCATATAGACGAAAAAGAGGGAGAACAGCACACCCTGGGGCTGATCCTCAGGAGACACCAGAAGAAAGGTGGTGCCCGGCAGCAGGATGCAGGTGTTGAAGCCAAGGGCCAGCCAGAGGTTTGGGATGAATGCGACCACGCCGCCGGCGCAGAGCCCAACCGTGCAGATGCACATGAGCAGTCTGTTGTATAGCTCTTCTTGCTGGGTGGTGAATTGGGCATAGCCGAGTCCCCAGAAGAGGGCGGTCAGAATGACGCTGGTCATGAAGGTCCCGTTATTGAATCTGCTTTTTGGCAGGTGTCTGTCCAGCAGCATATGGGCTATCCGAAAAATGCAAATGCCGAACATGCACCCCATAAACAGGTTTGAAAAATCCGGATGGCGCTGATAGTAGTTGCCTGAAAATATAACCACACTGATGGCGATCATATAGAAAACAATACCGATGGTGGATCTCTTTTTTAAATCAACCAATACTCTTGAAGAGAGAATCTGGGGTCTAAACATCGGCGATTCCTGTATTGAATCCTTTTAGCGTATTGTAAACATTGTTTTACGCTAACAGAAAACCTGGGATTCTGGCAACTTTAATTTTAAATTTCAGTGAGTTTTTGGACTGGGCCGGGAGGTGTGCGGATTCCCAGGGCCTTTGCCGGCGGCTGCGGTAAAGCGCCGGCAAAGGCATAGAGAATTGCTGGTTTTATTTAATTAGCGTTAGGGGTTTGGGGGCGTTGAGCCAGTCCTGCTCTGCCGCCTGGATGGCGGTGATGGCAACGGTATTGATGATGTCGGCCACAAGACAGCCCCGGCTCAGGTCGTTCACCGGTTTGTTCAGGCCCTGGAGGGCCGGTCCGATGGCCATGGCACCGGAGGACCTCTGAACCGCCTTGTAGGTATTGTTCCCGGTGTTAAGATCCGGGAATATGAATACCGTGGCTTTGCCGGCAACAGAGGAATTGGGGAGCTTGGTTTTGGCCACGTTGGGCTCCACGGCGGCATCGTATTGGATGGGGCCTTCAATGAGGAGGTCGGGCCGTTTGGCCCGCACAAGCTCGGTGGCCTCTCTGACCTTATCCACATCCTTGCCCTTGCCCGAGGTGCCGGTGGAGTATGAGAGCATGGCCACCCTGGGTTCGATGTCGAACATCTTTGCGGTTTCCGCAGAGGTGATGGCGATCTCCGCCAGTTCCCTGGCGTCTGGGTCCGGGTTTATGGCGCAGTCCCCGTAGGCCAGGACCCGGTCTGAAAGGCACATGAAAAAGAGGCCGGACACCGGGGTTTCCCGGCGCTTGGCCTTGATGATTTCAAAGGAGGGGATGATGGTGGCGGCGGTGCTGTGTGCCGAGCCTGATACCATTCCGTCCACATGGCCCATGTGGACCATCATGGTGCCGAAGTAGTTGACATCGCAGATCCGGTCCCTGGCGTTTTCAAGGGTGATGCCCTTGTGTTTTCTCAGATTGTAGTATTCCTGGGTATAGGCTTCCAGGTGGGTGGATCGCTGGGGGTCGATGATTTCAAGCTCGCCCATGCGCAGGCCCAGGGTATTGATTTTCTGGTGGATCTTGGCTTCATTCCCCAGGAGGGTGATGTCCACAATTTCCCTGCGGAGCAGGGTTTCCACAGCCCTCAGGATCCGGTCCTCGGTGCCCTCGGGCAGGACGATACGCTTCTTGAAGCTGCGGGCTTTGCTGAGCAACTGGTATTCGAACATCTTGGGGGTGACAATGGTGGAGTCGGTTTTGATTACCTTGTCCAGCAGCTTTTCAATGTCGATATTCTGTTCGAACAGGGCCAGGGCCCGGGTGATTTTTCTTTCGTCATAGGGTGAGATGTCGGACCTGAGCTTTTCAACCATGACGGCCGTCTGGAAGGTGTCCTCCTGAACGCTGAGCAGGGGTACCATGCCTGAAAATCCCTGGATCAGGTCCCACACGGCATCTTCCGGCTGGAGGCCGCCGGTGAGGATGATACCTGAGATATTTTCAATGGAGGCGGAGGACAGGGTGGCCATGCAGGCCACGATGACGTCTGCCCGGTCCCCTGGGGTGATGACCAGGGTGCCGTGGGAGATGCGGGTGAGCAGGTTTCTCAGCTGCATGGCGGCGACGGTGAACTGGCGGGCATGGCGGTAAAGCTGTTTGTGACCGCAGAGGACTTTGGCGTCCAGGGCGTCAGCCACCTCGCTCAGGGTGGGTTTGGACAGCACCTCTTCTTCGGGCACTGCGTAAATCAGTTGTTTGGTGAAAAGGCCGGTTTCGTTAAAGTGATTGATGACGGCCTCTTTGTCTTCGGGGGAAACCCGGTTAATGATGGTGCCGATGACATCGCAGCCCTTGCTTACCAGGGAATCTAGGGTCAAGCCCGCTATCAGGGATGCTTCTTCCATGGATTTTTTGTGGGCGTCTGCCACCAGGAGAACGGGACATGAGAGGTTTTTGATGATGGTCGCATTGATGTCGAATTCCACCCCTCCGGTGGAAGAGACAAAGTCGGTTCCTTCGCAGAGGATGAAATCGCAGTCCTTTCGGGCCTCGTTGTACTTTTCAATGATCCGTTCCAGAACCTCGTCTTTTTTGCCCAGGGTCAGCAGCCGGTCTGCTTCGGCCTGGGTGATGCCGTACATTTTTTCATAGGGCCGGTCCAGGCTGAACTGGCTGGACATGAGTTCAATATCCAGGTCCCATGCATCCTGGGGATCATGGCTGATGATGGGCCTGAAGAAGCCTACGCAGTCCAGGCGCCTGAGCAGCATTTCCATTACCCCCAGGGCAATGGCAGACTTCCCGGACCCTGCTTCCGTGGCTGTAATGTATAAGCCGTTTGACATGTGATTCTCCTAAAAAATTTGGGTGGGATTTCCGTCAGAGGACGAAGTTGTTCGCACTTTTGGTAACTTCTTAAAATTAAATGGTTTTTGTATTTTATAAAAAAGTCGCAAAAATGACAATCGATTTTACGACATTCATATTTGAATCGTATTAGTTTGGGGTCAGCAGAATTTCTGCGATGGTCTGTTTTATTTTTCCATTCCGCCCGGTGGCCGCCCTGAATCCCATTTCAACGCCGGCCATATCCCGGTAAAAAGGGGTGCGGTCGAAGGGGATATAGTCACGGTTGTCAAAATTTCCCGCAGCGCATCCAGGGCCTTTTATGGGCGGGGCGCCTGGCTTGTGAAGTTCATGGGGAAGGCCGTGCATCCGGCATATCATGGGGCGGTACGGGTAGAGCCCGCAACGGCCATTCGTCAGCAAAGGGCATGGAACTTTTTTGGACTCCGGTATGCCGCCGTCTTCCTGGGCAAATGTGGCTGAACAATAATTTTCTGCCTTTTCCAGAATGTTTTTCTGTTCCGCCTTCGGGAGGGTGGAAAAGCCGTGGAGCAGATAGGCCTTTTCAACCTGGGTGTGGTGGTAAAACAGTGAGAGGCAGCAATTGTCTTTGCAGCCGTTGCACTGGAAGCCGTATCCGGCTGCCGCCCTGTCCCAGGCCGTGTCCATTGTGCGGTATAATTCTGCCAGTTGTTTAAAGTGTCTGTTCATGGATTTTAATATTTTTTAATGGGTCAGACCAGCGGGTTGGGGAAGAAGAGCCGGGTGTACAATTTGAGCGCATACCGGTCGGTCATGGAGGCGATGACATCGCACACCGAGCGTTTAAGTGTGTTTTTGCCCGAATCCCAGGGGGCCATCTCCATTTTTTCCAGTTCTTTTTGCATATCTTCGGGATGTTCAAGAAAATACTGGTAGAGCCCGGCAATCACCTTTTTTGCCTTGACGAATTCGTTATGGACCTCAGGGGAGCGGTATACTTTTTCGTATAGAAATTTGCGCAGGACGCCCATGGCCTTAAAGGTGTCTTCTCCCATGCTCAGGATGAATTTGCCGTCTTTCGGGCCGCTGTTATACACCAGCTGCTCCATCATGGTAGAGGCCCGCATGGAATGGGTGCTGCCCAGTTGTCTGCTGCAGATTTCCGGCACATCGGATTTGTCAATCACCCGTCCCCTGAGGGCGTCATCCAGGTCATGGTTGAGGTAGGCGATGATATCCGCCACCCTGACAATCCTGCCCTCGATGGTAACGGCGGTTTCCCCGGGGGTGGCCGGTATGATGTTGCCGAAGCCCTTGGAGTGCTTTAGTATGCCGTCCCGGACTTCCCGGGTGAGGTTGAGTCCCCTGCCACGGTTTTCAAGGCTGTCCACCACCCGAAGGCTCTGGTCGGAGTGGGTGAAATGGGAGGAGTGAACCTGGATCAGGGCGGTTTCACCGCCGTGTCCGAATGGGGTGTGGCCCAGATCGTGGCCCAGGGCAATGGCTTCGGCAAGGTCTTCGTTGAGCCGCATGGCCCTGGCGATGTTTCTTGCAATTTCTGAGACTTCAAGGGTGTGGGTAAGCCGGGTGCGGTAATGGTCACCCAGGGGGGAAAGGAATACCTGGGTTTTGTATTTCAACCGCCTGAAAGCATTAGAGTATACGATCCGGTCCCTGTCCAGCTGGAACGGGGTTCGGATGGAACAGGTGTCCTCTTCGGGGTGCCGCCGGCCGGCCGTGGTGCTTGGGGTGGCGAATTCCGACAGAAAACTCATTTCTCTCTGCTGGAAGCGCTCCCTGATGCTCAGCGGCGCGGTGTCTGCTTTTTCTAAGGCTTTCATAAAATCATCATTGATTATTTAACAAGATCCAATAAAATACAGGATTTAAAGAAAAAAGCAAGTGCCGGATGCGTCATTCTTCCGGTATATTCCCCTTAACCTGAAAAGTAAAGGCCAAGATTTTGGAGTACGAGTTTTTTATGGAAAAGGCCCTGGAGCAGGCGGGTAGCGCCTATGACCAGGGGCAGTTCCCGGTGGGATGTGTGATTGTTCAGGACAACGAAGTTATTGCCACGGGAGCCAGGACCGGTACCGCGGGAGAACTTTCCTTTTTCAGTGAGATTGACCATGCGGAAATCCGCGCGCTCAAAGCCCTTGAGTCGGCCGATGTCGTTTTCCGGCCGGCTGATGCGGTGCTTTTCTGTACCATGGAGCCCTGCCTGATGTGTTTTTCCGCCATTATTCTTTCGGGGATAAAGACAATTGTTTTTGCCTATGAAGATGCCATGGGCGGAGGGACCGGCGTCGACCTCGATTCTTTGCCTTCCTTATACAGGGAAGCCTGTGTGACCGTGGTTCCTCGGGTGTTACGGCAAAAAAGTCTTGATCTTTTTTATAATTTTTTTAATAAAGAGGCTAACTTATACTGGAAAGACAGTTTTTTGGAAGCGTATACCCTGGCCCAGAAGGGGCAAAATAGGTAATACAATTATTTGCTTGCAATTAATAGGGATTGTCGTTATAATTCCAAGGTTATGCTTGTTATATTAACATGATTAATTATTTTATGCCACGGCAGGAGGTGGAAAATATCTAAGCGAGGAAGGCAGGATCAGACACGTGTGAATAAGGGAATCAGAGCCAGCGAAGTGCGGGTGATTGGTTCTGACGGCGAACAGGTTGGGGTATTGCCCATAGCAGAGGCATTGCGCATTGCCGAAAATGAAAATATGGATCTGGTGGAGGTCTCTCCGGATGCCAAGCCCCCTGTCTGCAAAGTAATGGATCATGGAAAGTATAAGTACGAGCTGACCAAGAAAAAGCAGGAGGCCAAGCGGAAGCAGAAAAGCACCCAGATCAAAGAGATCAAGGTGCGGCCCAAAACAGGCGACCATGATCTTGAGACCAAGGTGCGCCATGTCGAAAAGTTCATTAAAAATAACGACAAGGTGAAAATTACCCTGGTGTTCCGCGGCCGGGAGTTTATGCTCAAGGAGCAGGCCAATGCAGTGCTGGAAAAAGTGGTGGAGATGACCAAGGAATTTGCCCAGGTCGAACAATATCCCAAGTTTGAAGGCCGTGTCATTACCATGCTTCTTGGTCCCAGATAAATCCCGCATTCTGGGCTGACGGGTTTCTCAGCAGGCGGGACCGGGAATGGGCCGTCTGCTTTGATACATAAATTTATGTTGGTGGTATATCTCGTGTATACCACCTTTAGTTTTTAGTAATCGCATTACTTTAAGAGAGGGTATTATGCCTAAGATTAAAACAAGCCGGGCAGCTGCCAAACGGTTTAAAAAAACAGGAACCGGGAAATATAAATTCCGGAAATCCCATGCCAGTCATATTCTGACTAAAAAAACCACAAAGCGGAAAAGAGGCTTCCGTCAGGACCAGATTATTGATGCGTCCGACATGAAGGCAGTCCGCCGTCTGCTGCCCAACGGCTAACGCCTGGGTGAATTCGGCAAGCATGCCGGTTGGGAAACTGGCAAATTAATATCGGCCGGATGTTCCGGCTGAATACAAAAACTTGACTCATTCCCGGTCACGGGCCGAAATAAGGCTTCGGAAGCCGGAAGTTAAAAAGGAGTGAAAAGACATGAGAGTAAAAAGAGGATTTAAGGCTAGAAGACGCCGTAACAAGGTGCTCAAGCTTGCAAAGGGGTTTAGAGGCGGTAGAAGTAAACTTTACAGAACCGCGGCGGACGCGGTCGACAAGGCATTAATGTATGCCTACAGAGACAGACGGGCCAGAAAAAGAGATTTCAGAAAACTTTGGATTGTTAGAATTAATGCCGGCGCCCGCATGAACGGTCTTTCCTACTCCCGTCTCATGCACGGCCTGAAACTGTCCGGCTGTGAACTGGACCGTAAGGTTCTGGCGGATCTGGCCGTTACCGATCCCGCCGGATTCTCCCAGCTGGCATCCCAGGCGGCTGCCAAGCTGAACTAAAAAGAAGACAAGAACCATCGGGGGAACGTTGCAAAACAATATTGCAGATATTGAAAAAGAGGCGCTGGATCAGATCGGCGCAGCCGATTCCAAGGATGCCCTGGAGGAGATTTCCATTCGTTTTCTGGGCAGAAAAGGAGTGCTCACCGGGTTTTTGAGGAATATTTCCTCCCTGCCCGAGGACGAGCGCCCGGCTGCAGGGAAAAATGCCAACCTGCTGAAGGTCAAGCTGGAAAAGGCGGTAAAAGCCGCGGAAGCCGGATTGAATGCAGTCGGCGAAACCGGTCCCGGCATTGATGTAACCCTTCCGGGTCGTCCAGCCGTCAGGGGGGCGCTGCATCCCATCACCCAGGTGTTGGATGAAATCTGCGGCATTTTTATGCGGCTGGGATTTGATATTGCAGAAGGGCCTGAAGTTGAGACGGATTATTACAACTTCGAGGCCTTGAATATTCCCAAGTACCATCCGGCCAGGGATATGCAGGACACTTTTTATGTGTCTGACAATATTGTTTTGAGAACCCATACCTCGGGCTCCCAGCCCAGGGTAATGGAAAAAAGCGAACCCCCGGTGAGAATTATATCTCCGGGCAAGGTGTTCCGCTGTGATTCGGACCTGACCCACACCCCCATGTTCCACCAGGTGGAAGGTCTGATGGTGGATAAAAACATCTCCTTTGGCGATCTCAAAGGGGTGTTAACTACCTTTGTTCATCAGTTTTTCGACAAGGACACCTCGCTTCGGTTCCGTCCCAGTTTTTTCCCCTTTACCGAGCCCAGTGCGGAAGTTGATATCCGCTGCGTCATGTGCAAGGGCAAGGGCTGCCGGGTCTGTTCCAAGACCGGCTGGCTGGAAGTGCTGGGGTCGGGCATGGTGCACCCCGCCGTATTTGAAAATGTGGGGTACGATACCGACAAATACACCGGATTTGCATTCGGCGTCGGCATAGAACGGATGGCCATGCTCAAGTATGGTATCGATGACATCCGGAAATATTTTGAAAACGATGTGCGTTTTTTAGGGCAGTTTTAATATGAAAGTCAGTTTAAGCTGGTTGCGCGAATATATTCCCGTTGACCTGGATTCCCAGGAAATGTCGGACCGCCTCACCATGGCCGGGCTTGAGGTGGATGCCATTGAAAATCTTTATGATTACCTGGACAACGTTGTCGTTGGAAGGGTGGTCGAGGCAAAGCAGCATCCCAATGCGGACAAGCTGACCTGCTGCGCCGTGGATACCGGCAAAGGGGAACTCTCTCCCATCGTCTGCGGAGCCCCCAATGTCAGGGAAGGCATGTTTGTGGCCTGCGCCCTGCCCGGAGCGGTGCTGCCCGGCGACTTTAAGATCAAAAAGAGCAAGCTGCGCGGGGAAAAATCCCACGGCATGCTCTGTTCGGCAGCTGAACTGAGGCTGGACGCCGATGCCGCCGGCATCATGGATCTGGAGGGCGAGCTTGAACCGGGGATGCCCCTGGAAAAAGCCCTTGCCCTGACTGACACTGTATTTGAAATTGACCTCACCCCGAACCGGCCGGACTGTTTGAGCCTCATTGGGGTGGCCCGGGAGACCGGTGCCTTTACCGAGCCTAAAAACAGGGTAACCCTGCCCGAGGCGGAGCTTCCCGCTGAACGGATCGGTTCCAAATCCATCCATGATTTTGCACGCGTGGAAATCAAAGATCCCGAACTCTGCCCCAGGTATACGGCAGGGATGCTTTTCGACGTCAAAGTGGGACCCTCTCCCTTCTGGCTGAAACAGCGCCTGGAATCCGTTGGTCTGACCCCCATCAATAATGTGGTGGATATCACCAACTATGTGATGATGGAAACCGGACAGCCCCTGCACGCATTTGATTTCGATAACCTGGCCCAGGGAAGAATTGTTGTAAAAACCGCGGGCAGCGGCATTGAATTTACCACCCTGGATTCAAAGCTTCACAAGCTGGAGCCTGAAATGCTCATGATCTGCGACGGGGAAAAACCCGTTGCCATCGCCGGTGTCATGGGCGGTGAGAATTCGGAAATTTCCGACACCACCACCCGGGTGCTGGTGGAAAGTGCCTATTTCAATCCGGTGTCCGTGCGCAGGACAGCCAAACGGACCGGCATCGGCACTGACGCCTCCCACAGGTTCGAGCGGGGGGTGGATCCCGAGGGCACTCTTTTTGCCATGAAACGGGCCGTTGCCCTGATGGCCGAGCTATGCGATGCAGAAATTGCCGAGGGAACGATTGATGAACATCCCCTGAAATCCGAGCCGGTGGTTATTGATCTGAAGGCCGAGGCCCTGAATGTCCGTCTGGGTACTGATTTTTCCGCCCAGCAGATTGCAGAAATCCTGGAATCCGTTGAGTTCAAAGTCGAAGCCGACGGCCAGGGACGGCTCAAGGTTCTGGTGCCCTCTTTCAGGGTGGATGTTGCCCGCCCGGAAGATCTGTCAGAAGAGGTGGCCCGTCTCTGGGGGTATAACAATATCGAAACCAGCTACCCGCCGGTGCCGGCCAGGGGGAAGGTGCTGAACCCCCGTTTGCTCCTCCGTGACAAGATCCGCCGGGCCATGACAGGCTTTTCATTTTACGAGGCCATCAACTATAATTTCATCCATGCCGACTCCCGTCAGAGGCTTGGATTTGGGGAGGACGACCCCCGGCAGGCAGCCGTGGAAATCCTCAATCCCATTTCCGAACAGATGTCCGTGCTCCGGACTTCTCTTGTGCCGGGGTTGCTTGAGACCATGAAACGGAACCTGGCCCAGCAGACCGAAACCCTCAAAGTTTTTGAGGTCGGGAAAGCCTTTTTTGACAAGGGGAAGGGCGAACAGCCCCGGGAGGTTGAAATGGTCTGCGGACTGATGACCGGCAACCGGACCGGCCAGACCTGGTATTCAAAAGTTGAATCCATGGACTTTTTCGACCTGAAAGGGGTGGTTCAGGGGCTGCTGGATGAACTTTTTATCACCGGCGTCCGGTATGAAAAAATCCAGGATGACTCCTGCCCCTATTTTGAAGCCGGATACGGCGCCGCAGCAGTGAAGGACGGCCGTTTGCTCTGCACCCTGGGTAAAGTGGATGCTGCCGTGCTCAAGGCCTACGGCCTGAAACAGGATGCCTATGTGTTTGACATGGATATGGATGCCATCCAGGCTGCCATGCCCGAAGCCATTCAGGCTGAGCCCCTGCCCAGATTCCCGGCCATTTCCCGGGACATGACCTTTATTGTGGATGCAGCGGTTGAAGTGGGTGCCGTGCTGGAGAATATTGCTGAATTCTCCAGAAAGCAGGCCCTGATCGAAGATTATTTTCTCTTTGACGTATTTGAAGGGGAAAGTATCGGAGCTGGGAAAAAATCACTCTCTTTCAGGGTGGTATACCGGTCAGCCAGTAAAACCCTCACCGAAAAGAACATTAAAAAAATTCACACCAATCTGTCCAAACGGATTCTGGATGATTTCGGTGCTGTTCTGCCCGGT encodes:
- a CDS encoding nucleoside deaminase, encoding MEYEFFMEKALEQAGSAYDQGQFPVGCVIVQDNEVIATGARTGTAGELSFFSEIDHAEIRALKALESADVVFRPADAVLFCTMEPCLMCFSAIILSGIKTIVFAYEDAMGGGTGVDLDSLPSLYREACVTVVPRVLRQKSLDLFYNFFNKEANLYWKDSFLEAYTLAQKGQNR
- a CDS encoding GGDEF domain-containing protein; translation: MFRPQILSSRVLVDLKKRSTIGIVFYMIAISVVIFSGNYYQRHPDFSNLFMGCMFGICIFRIAHMLLDRHLPKSRFNNGTFMTSVILTALFWGLGYAQFTTQQEELYNRLLMCICTVGLCAGGVVAFIPNLWLALGFNTCILLPGTTFLLVSPEDQPQGVLFSLFFVYMIFMAARQNKEYWSALDNEYLLERKTKALKRLSNRDELTGLSNRRHFNQTFSYEWDRASRKQTTLNILICDVDHFKKVNDRHGHPAGDAYLQMTAALLQKVYKRKTDVVARYGGEEFIVLMTDESPEAALALAEEFRQRIASAHIDFENRRIRATMSIGHACTTPQARQTGQTLIALADHALYRAKASGRNRVCTEMPELETAYNE
- the pta gene encoding phosphate acetyltransferase — translated: MSNGLYITATEAGSGKSAIALGVMEMLLRRLDCVGFFRPIISHDPQDAWDLDIELMSSQFSLDRPYEKMYGITQAEADRLLTLGKKDEVLERIIEKYNEARKDCDFILCEGTDFVSSTGGVEFDINATIIKNLSCPVLLVADAHKKSMEEASLIAGLTLDSLVSKGCDVIGTIINRVSPEDKEAVINHFNETGLFTKQLIYAVPEEEVLSKPTLSEVADALDAKVLCGHKQLYRHARQFTVAAMQLRNLLTRISHGTLVITPGDRADVIVACMATLSSASIENISGIILTGGLQPEDAVWDLIQGFSGMVPLLSVQEDTFQTAVMVEKLRSDISPYDERKITRALALFEQNIDIEKLLDKVIKTDSTIVTPKMFEYQLLSKARSFKKRIVLPEGTEDRILRAVETLLRREIVDITLLGNEAKIHQKINTLGLRMGELEIIDPQRSTHLEAYTQEYYNLRKHKGITLENARDRICDVNYFGTMMVHMGHVDGMVSGSAHSTAATIIPSFEIIKAKRRETPVSGLFFMCLSDRVLAYGDCAINPDPDARELAEIAITSAETAKMFDIEPRVAMLSYSTGTSGKGKDVDKVREATELVRAKRPDLLIEGPIQYDAAVEPNVAKTKLPNSSVAGKATVFIFPDLNTGNNTYKAVQRSSGAMAIGPALQGLNKPVNDLSRGCLVADIINTVAITAIQAAEQDWLNAPKPLTLIK
- a CDS encoding SDR family oxidoreductase; its protein translation is MEIQGKTALVLGAVKGIGKGIGLELARQGARLVLTRHDWEDSFSEMEADFTAAGAEHHIIRADLRNIDNIRSLACFIREKYGRLDILINNIERGGWPTVHGEYVENQWDLEIETTLKAKRWVFDAVFPLLRAADEAVVINISSIAAITGRTGPAALVFNDGYAAANRGVQTLTETWARMGAPHIRVNELMLGVFETRHAQSTRGWREVLSDREKQSLIDHTLAGRTGQVSDVIKAVNFMIKDAPYMTGSVLRLDGGFVLGGASVPPMPKGIV
- the rpmI gene encoding 50S ribosomal protein L35, translating into MPKIKTSRAAAKRFKKTGTGKYKFRKSHASHILTKKTTKRKRGFRQDQIIDASDMKAVRRLLPNG
- a CDS encoding YkgJ family cysteine cluster protein — translated: MNRHFKQLAELYRTMDTAWDRAAAGYGFQCNGCKDNCCLSLFYHHTQVEKAYLLHGFSTLPKAEQKNILEKAENYCSATFAQEDGGIPESKKVPCPLLTNGRCGLYPYRPMICRMHGLPHELHKPGAPPIKGPGCAAGNFDNRDYIPFDRTPFYRDMAGVEMGFRAATGRNGKIKQTIAEILLTPN
- a CDS encoding translation initiation factor IF-3, with the protein product MSKRGRQDQTRVNKGIRASEVRVIGSDGEQVGVLPIAEALRIAENENMDLVEVSPDAKPPVCKVMDHGKYKYELTKKKQEAKRKQKSTQIKEIKVRPKTGDHDLETKVRHVEKFIKNNDKVKITLVFRGREFMLKEQANAVLEKVVEMTKEFAQVEQYPKFEGRVITMLLGPR
- a CDS encoding deoxyguanosinetriphosphate triphosphohydrolase is translated as MKALEKADTAPLSIRERFQQREMSFLSEFATPSTTAGRRHPEEDTCSIRTPFQLDRDRIVYSNAFRRLKYKTQVFLSPLGDHYRTRLTHTLEVSEIARNIARAMRLNEDLAEAIALGHDLGHTPFGHGGETALIQVHSSHFTHSDQSLRVVDSLENRGRGLNLTREVRDGILKHSKGFGNIIPATPGETAVTIEGRIVRVADIIAYLNHDLDDALRGRVIDKSDVPEICSRQLGSTHSMRASTMMEQLVYNSGPKDGKFILSMGEDTFKAMGVLRKFLYEKVYRSPEVHNEFVKAKKVIAGLYQYFLEHPEDMQKELEKMEMAPWDSGKNTLKRSVCDVIASMTDRYALKLYTRLFFPNPLV
- the rplT gene encoding 50S ribosomal protein L20 produces the protein MRVKRGFKARRRRNKVLKLAKGFRGGRSKLYRTAADAVDKALMYAYRDRRARKRDFRKLWIVRINAGARMNGLSYSRLMHGLKLSGCELDRKVLADLAVTDPAGFSQLASQAAAKLN
- a CDS encoding LysR family transcriptional regulator — protein: MTLRQLELFLALVKTPHLSQVAKDAGLTQSAVSMAIKALEETLGKQLFDRIHKRLVVNENGRYFYQMVEPLVLGLRESEAMFRDQDLLGDIKVGASSSIANYILPQIMYEFAEQYEGVKLEKITGNTIEIGHLIENGEVDIGFVEADYNSTEIEREMLGLDELYVVTGDDDLVRDEEYKMDELLSKRWIFREEGSGTREVFLYYMKKYKKRFKPFLEVGHTEAVKSVLANKGTVSCLSRISVMNELSAGQLFRLKIQDFKFTRSFYTIWHKNKYFSSVLQEFLYFTKERYKAVYESHSTTH